A window from Aquiluna borgnonia encodes these proteins:
- the ilvC gene encoding ketol-acid reductoisomerase, with protein MAEIFYDKDADLSIIQGRKVAVLGFGSQGHAHALNLKDSGVDVVVGLPEGSKSRAKAQEQGLNVLTPSEAVKWANVIVVLAPDPKQRDLYTNDIAPNLQPGDALVFGHGFAIRFGYIVPPQDVDVFLVAPKGPGHLVRREYVAGKGVPNLIAVEQDATGTAMQVGLSYSKAIGGTRAGTIKTTFTEETETDLFGEQAVLCGGASQLVMYGFETLVEAGYQPEIAYFEVLHELKLIVDLMYEGGIAKQRWSVSDTAEYGDYVSGPRVIDPSVKAHMKDVLTDIQTGAFAKRFIDDQDAGAPEFKALRAKGEAHPIEATGRELRKLFSWIKQDDDYQEGSAAR; from the coding sequence GTGGCAGAAATCTTTTACGACAAGGATGCTGACCTAAGCATCATCCAGGGCCGCAAGGTCGCCGTGCTGGGCTTTGGCTCTCAGGGCCACGCCCACGCCCTCAACCTCAAGGACTCCGGCGTAGACGTCGTAGTTGGACTACCAGAGGGTTCCAAGTCCCGTGCCAAGGCACAGGAGCAGGGCTTGAACGTCCTGACCCCTTCTGAGGCAGTCAAGTGGGCCAACGTTATCGTTGTGCTGGCACCAGACCCAAAGCAGCGTGACCTCTACACCAATGACATTGCGCCAAACTTGCAGCCTGGTGACGCCCTAGTCTTCGGCCACGGATTTGCTATTCGCTTCGGCTACATCGTTCCTCCCCAGGACGTTGACGTTTTCCTAGTGGCCCCAAAGGGCCCAGGTCACCTAGTGCGCCGCGAGTACGTTGCGGGCAAGGGTGTTCCAAACCTGATTGCCGTAGAGCAGGACGCTACCGGAACCGCAATGCAGGTTGGACTTTCCTACTCAAAGGCCATCGGCGGTACCCGCGCGGGAACCATCAAGACCACCTTCACCGAGGAGACGGAGACCGACCTGTTCGGCGAGCAGGCAGTTCTTTGCGGTGGCGCTTCTCAGCTGGTTATGTACGGTTTCGAGACCCTGGTCGAGGCTGGTTACCAGCCAGAAATCGCCTACTTCGAGGTGCTTCACGAGCTAAAGCTCATTGTTGACCTGATGTACGAGGGTGGAATTGCCAAGCAGCGTTGGAGCGTCTCCGACACCGCGGAGTACGGTGACTACGTTTCCGGCCCACGCGTAATTGATCCTTCGGTCAAGGCTCACATGAAGGATGTCCTAACCGACATCCAGACCGGTGCCTTTGCTAAGCGCTTCATTGACGACCAGGATGCTGGAGCACCGGAGTTCAAGGCCCTTCGCGCCAAGGGTGAGGCTCACCCGATTGAGGCCACCGGTCGCGAACTGCGCAAGCTGTTCAGCTGGATCAAGCAGGATGACGACTACCAGGAAGGTAGCGCAGCCCGCTAG
- a CDS encoding dihydrofolate reductase family protein, with the protein MFKTIFYGVISLDGYLAAEGGEMGWAEKYLSEDEDFGWMELISSSGSVLMGRKTFEFELQTTPELDRILPTYVLTEQPLKFDGLRIPNLHFISGDLREVVATIKAKHPGHLFVGGGAMLVDTLLVMGLIDELRLFIAPDILSSGIRLFKGSTVREQFNLIQSKSYASGLTELRLEKQKN; encoded by the coding sequence ATGTTCAAAACCATTTTTTACGGTGTCATTTCCCTCGACGGCTATCTGGCAGCTGAGGGTGGAGAGATGGGCTGGGCCGAAAAGTATCTCTCCGAGGATGAGGACTTTGGCTGGATGGAACTGATTTCCTCCTCCGGTTCAGTGCTGATGGGCCGCAAGACTTTTGAGTTTGAACTTCAGACCACACCTGAGTTGGATCGAATCCTGCCAACCTACGTTTTGACCGAGCAGCCTTTGAAATTTGATGGACTGCGGATCCCAAACCTGCACTTTATTTCGGGTGATTTACGCGAGGTTGTTGCAACGATAAAGGCCAAACACCCCGGGCACCTCTTTGTCGGGGGAGGAGCCATGCTGGTTGACACCTTGTTGGTAATGGGGCTGATAGATGAGCTTCGCCTCTTTATTGCCCCGGACATCCTCAGCTCAGGTATCCGGCTCTTCAAGGGTTCGACGGTCAGGGAGCAGTTCAATCTGATTCAAAGCAAAAGCTACGCATCTGGATTGACTGAATTGCGCCTAGAAAAGCAGAAAAACTAA
- the serA gene encoding phosphoglycerate dehydrogenase — protein sequence MSKPVVLIAEELSPATLEALGPDFEIRNVDGADRSALLPALAGTSAVLIRSATKMDAEAIAAAPGLKVIARAGVGLDNVDIKAATNAGVMVVNAPTSNVISAAELAIAQLMALSRHIPDANASLKAGQWKRSQFTGVELYEKTIGIIGLGRIGTLVAQRLAGFGVSLIGYDPYVTQARAEQIGVELVDMDQMMKRADYITIHIPKTPETTGMISTDQFAIAKPNLRIVNCSRGGIIDEAALYAALKSGRIAGAGLDVFVNEPPKDSPLLELSNILVTPHLGASTDEAQEKAGISVARSVRLALAGDLVPDAVNVAGGVIDPSVKPGIALAEKLGQIVAGLSHTSIVAVEFEARGEIAAHDVTVLKLAALKGLFQAMVTEQVSYVNAPLLAEQRGVEVRLTQDSVSDEYRNVTTLKAVLSDGSVVSAGGTVIGPKHHQKVVSINGYDVELSMAENMVVMIYQDRPGIVAVYGKAFAEAGINIAAMTIARQQKGGKALSVITVDTEVSSEILESLRVEIQADVMQAISLTEGY from the coding sequence TTGTCTAAGCCCGTTGTTCTCATTGCTGAAGAGCTGTCCCCCGCCACACTCGAGGCGCTCGGACCAGATTTCGAAATCCGCAACGTAGACGGGGCAGACCGCTCGGCGCTGCTTCCAGCACTAGCGGGAACAAGCGCGGTTCTGATTCGCTCTGCCACCAAGATGGACGCGGAAGCCATCGCTGCCGCCCCAGGGCTCAAGGTCATTGCCAGAGCTGGCGTGGGCTTGGACAACGTGGACATCAAGGCTGCGACTAATGCCGGTGTCATGGTGGTAAACGCACCAACCTCAAACGTTATTTCGGCCGCCGAATTAGCTATCGCCCAGCTGATGGCCCTGTCTCGTCACATTCCCGATGCCAACGCATCGCTGAAGGCCGGACAGTGGAAGCGCAGCCAATTTACCGGGGTAGAACTATATGAAAAGACCATCGGAATCATCGGCCTTGGCCGCATTGGAACACTCGTCGCACAGCGTCTTGCTGGTTTTGGTGTCAGCCTGATCGGTTACGACCCCTACGTCACTCAGGCCCGTGCCGAACAGATTGGTGTCGAACTGGTCGACATGGATCAGATGATGAAGCGTGCCGACTACATCACAATCCACATCCCAAAAACTCCGGAAACCACCGGCATGATTTCAACGGATCAATTCGCAATCGCAAAGCCAAACCTTCGCATCGTCAACTGCTCGCGAGGCGGAATCATCGACGAGGCAGCCCTCTACGCAGCTTTGAAATCTGGCCGAATCGCGGGTGCCGGGCTCGACGTGTTTGTGAACGAACCGCCCAAGGATTCACCGCTACTGGAGCTTTCAAACATATTGGTCACCCCTCACCTAGGAGCGTCTACCGATGAGGCTCAGGAGAAGGCTGGTATCTCGGTTGCCAGGTCTGTTCGCCTGGCTCTGGCCGGAGACCTAGTTCCCGATGCCGTGAACGTTGCCGGTGGCGTGATTGATCCATCGGTGAAACCCGGAATTGCCTTGGCCGAGAAGCTGGGTCAGATTGTGGCGGGACTTTCCCACACCTCGATCGTTGCCGTTGAATTTGAGGCTCGGGGTGAGATTGCGGCACACGACGTCACCGTCCTGAAGCTCGCTGCCCTCAAGGGTTTGTTCCAGGCCATGGTCACCGAGCAGGTCTCATACGTAAATGCCCCACTTCTTGCCGAACAGCGCGGCGTTGAGGTCCGTCTCACCCAGGACTCAGTGAGCGATGAATACCGCAACGTAACCACCTTGAAGGCTGTGCTCTCCGACGGTTCTGTGGTTTCAGCCGGTGGAACGGTGATTGGCCCCAAACACCACCAGAAGGTCGTGTCCATCAACGGTTACGATGTTGAGCTTTCGATGGCCGAGAACATGGTCGTCATGATCTACCAAGACCGCCCAGGCATCGTTGCCGTCTACGGCAAGGCATTTGCCGAGGCAGGCATCAACATTGCAGCCATGACTATCGCCAGGCAGCAAAAAGGCGGAAAAGCACTGAGCGTTATCACCGTTGACACCGAGGTATCCAGTGAGATTCTCGAGTCCCTTCGGGTTGAGATTCAGGCCGATGTGATGCAGGCCATATCGCTCACCGAAGGCTACTAG